The Flavobacterium sp. 123 genome contains a region encoding:
- a CDS encoding T9SS type A sorting domain-containing protein, with protein sequence MKKSLFCFLLLLFIQMGFAQSNLLWKGYFSYNEIKDLTESPTTVFAASENALFSKNTTTNLIKTTNTIDGLSGQTISSLYYSSSVNKTIVGYENGLLIVINEADGSMLKVVDIINKELPPNLKKINYFMEFEGIIYVSCDFGIVQFNLNTMQFGDTYFIGDNGAEIRINQTAIFDGFIYAATTNGIRRGRITNQNLIDFNQWETIAIGSWSNIEVFSEQLLAVNTSGFIFKYNANSNSFVGLMGLSQEVLDMRVKENNLIVTTSNAVFVYNSQMALVRKINSSGVTESTLFFTCATQIGDVLFIGTKENGLFSTTISSTTPFEKTTPIGPLRNNVFSIQASSSALWAVFGGYSGDYNPYTYSGNVGPTFYGISKYAASGWLNIPYEQVLGARSISRITVNPNNENEIYASSFFSGLLKIQNDVPTVLYNQDNSGLESISFLGPNYKDVRINGAVFDKSGNLWMNNSLVQNGLKELKSNGQWQSYSLDGVLDKSINTSMGRMIIDKNNTKWWCTNTDGIIAFNENGNVFKKITSGSNSGNLPFTDARALAIDNRNQLWIGTTKGLRILSDVNDFQTEDQLTTAPIIILEDNLAQELLYEQFITDIVVDGANNKWIGTADSGLFLVSPNGQETKYHFTVNNSPLPSNIINDIDINSATGEVFIATTKGMISFKGTATIASEDLSNVYVYPNPVRPEFEGTVKIAGLLNKANIKITDIEGNLVYETTSEGGTIEWDTTAFGKYKVASGVYMIFISAQDGVETKVKKVMIIR encoded by the coding sequence ATGAAAAAGAGTCTTTTCTGTTTTCTACTGTTACTTTTTATCCAAATGGGTTTTGCCCAAAGTAATTTGTTGTGGAAAGGATATTTCTCTTATAATGAAATTAAAGATTTGACAGAATCACCAACTACCGTTTTTGCTGCCTCTGAAAACGCTCTTTTTTCTAAAAACACAACTACAAATTTAATTAAAACGACGAATACTATTGATGGACTTTCGGGTCAGACTATTTCTTCTTTGTATTACAGTTCCTCCGTTAATAAAACCATAGTTGGATATGAAAATGGCTTACTTATAGTAATCAACGAAGCGGATGGAAGCATGCTTAAAGTAGTTGATATCATCAATAAAGAGCTTCCGCCAAATCTAAAAAAGATAAATTATTTCATGGAATTCGAAGGGATAATTTATGTTTCTTGTGATTTTGGAATAGTGCAGTTCAATCTGAATACTATGCAATTTGGAGACACGTATTTTATTGGAGATAATGGCGCTGAAATACGAATAAATCAAACGGCTATTTTTGATGGATTTATTTATGCAGCAACAACTAACGGAATTAGAAGAGGTCGAATAACCAATCAAAATTTAATTGATTTTAATCAATGGGAAACAATCGCTATTGGAAGTTGGTCAAATATTGAGGTTTTTTCAGAACAACTTCTTGCGGTTAATACTTCTGGATTTATATTTAAGTACAATGCCAATTCAAATTCTTTTGTTGGATTGATGGGACTTTCTCAAGAAGTTTTGGATATGAGAGTAAAAGAAAATAATTTGATTGTAACTACTTCAAATGCTGTTTTTGTTTACAATAGTCAAATGGCACTAGTGCGTAAAATAAATAGCAGCGGAGTAACGGAGAGCACTCTTTTTTTTACTTGTGCAACGCAAATTGGAGATGTTCTTTTTATTGGAACAAAAGAAAATGGTTTGTTTTCAACAACAATTTCGTCAACAACACCTTTTGAAAAAACAACCCCAATAGGGCCTTTAAGAAATAATGTTTTCTCAATTCAAGCCTCTTCATCAGCGCTTTGGGCTGTATTTGGAGGGTATTCGGGTGATTATAATCCGTATACGTATTCAGGCAATGTAGGGCCTACATTTTATGGAATAAGCAAATATGCTGCTTCGGGCTGGTTGAATATTCCTTATGAACAAGTTTTAGGTGCAAGATCAATTTCTCGAATTACGGTCAATCCTAATAATGAAAATGAAATATATGCAAGTTCCTTTTTTTCAGGATTGTTAAAAATACAAAATGATGTTCCAACTGTTTTGTACAATCAAGACAATAGCGGACTAGAATCAATATCATTTCTTGGTCCAAATTACAAAGATGTTCGTATAAATGGAGCTGTTTTTGACAAATCTGGAAATCTTTGGATGAATAATAGCCTTGTTCAAAATGGGCTAAAAGAATTGAAATCAAATGGGCAATGGCAAAGTTATTCTTTGGATGGTGTTTTAGATAAAAGTATAAATACCAGTATGGGAAGGATGATTATTGATAAAAATAATACCAAATGGTGGTGTACGAACACGGATGGAATTATTGCTTTTAACGAAAATGGAAACGTTTTCAAAAAGATAACTTCAGGATCTAATTCAGGGAATTTGCCTTTTACAGACGCAAGAGCGTTAGCAATTGATAATAGAAATCAACTTTGGATTGGAACCACAAAAGGCTTGCGAATTTTATCTGATGTGAATGATTTTCAAACAGAAGATCAATTGACTACCGCGCCCATTATTATTCTAGAAGATAATTTGGCGCAGGAACTATTATACGAACAATTTATTACGGATATTGTTGTTGATGGAGCGAATAATAAATGGATTGGAACTGCTGATTCTGGATTGTTTTTAGTTTCGCCAAACGGGCAAGAAACCAAGTATCATTTTACGGTAAATAATTCGCCTTTGCCAAGTAATATTATAAATGATATTGATATAAATAGTGCTACTGGAGAGGTTTTTATTGCTACCACCAAAGGGATGATTTCTTTCAAAGGAACAGCCACAATTGCCAGTGAAGACTTGAGTAATGTTTATGTTTATCCCAATCCGGTTCGGCCTGAATTTGAAGGGACGGTAAAAATTGCAGGCTTATTAAACAAAGCCAATATTAAAATCACCGATATCGAGGGGAATTTGGTTTATGAAACCACTTCTGAAGGAGGAACAATTGAATGGGACACTACAGCTTTTGGCAAATATAAAGTTGCTTCTGGGGTGTATATGATTTTTATTTCGGCACAAGACGGAGTGGAAACCAAAGTAAAAAAAGTAATGATAATCAGATAA
- the recO gene encoding DNA repair protein RecO, which produces MLVKTKAIVISSLKFQEKSLIVKCFTQSHGLKSYFVRDAFSSRKSNQKIAYFQPLSILEIEAIHKNKGTLESFKEIKIAEPFHSIHTDIVKSTIVMFISEILHHSIHEEEKNESLFTFIETAMHWLDNHDEITNFHLILLLEITKYLGFYPDISDMDMPFFEMTEGIFTPFHAISSLTEHETNLFRKLIDLKFENDQKTFHVIERQILLKVLIDYYSFHLDGFKKPKSLDVLKEVFA; this is translated from the coding sequence GTGCTCGTAAAAACTAAAGCTATCGTAATATCTTCGTTGAAATTTCAAGAAAAAAGCTTGATTGTAAAATGCTTTACACAATCGCATGGTTTGAAATCTTACTTTGTTCGCGATGCGTTTTCTTCGAGAAAATCAAATCAAAAAATCGCGTATTTTCAGCCCTTGAGTATTCTTGAAATCGAAGCGATTCACAAAAACAAAGGCACTTTGGAGAGTTTTAAAGAAATCAAAATAGCCGAACCTTTTCATTCCATTCACACGGATATTGTAAAGAGTACAATTGTGATGTTTATTTCTGAAATTTTGCATCATTCGATTCATGAAGAAGAAAAAAATGAGTCACTTTTTACGTTTATTGAAACAGCGATGCATTGGCTGGATAATCATGACGAAATCACTAATTTTCATTTAATTCTACTTTTAGAAATTACAAAATATTTAGGGTTTTACCCCGATATTTCGGATATGGATATGCCTTTCTTCGAAATGACGGAAGGGATTTTTACTCCATTTCATGCGATTAGTTCACTCACCGAACATGAAACCAATTTGTTCAGGAAACTGATTGATTTGAAATTTGAAAACGATCAAAAAACCTTTCATGTGATAGAAAGGCAAATTCTTTTAAAGGTATTAATTGATTATTACAGTTTTCATCTGGATGGATTCAAAAAACCAAAATCTTTAGACGTTTTAAAGGAAGTTTTCGCTTAA